One window of the Mycoplasmopsis anatis genome contains the following:
- the dnaG gene encoding DNA primase: MKDFNQIINDADIVSTISNFVNLQKKGKDYVGLCPFHGDSNPSMSVSPDKRIFKCFSCGVSGNALTFLMKIKSLNFTEAIKILAREQGIELNIRDHSLDYMNQISDEQKELLEILTNAESFFHVSLLANINARKYLESRNISLDLARYLKIGYAPQDGILKLIEQFKYKDSALNKAGLKNENLSEYFRNRIIFPIHDEYGNTIAFSGRQISKEENSPKYLNSPETIVFNKSSVLYNYDRAKEEAKTKKEIFLCEGFFDVIALLKVNYKNVVALMGTALTKQHLNLLKNLKINIFLDNDSAGINATLHSIHFLLKNKFEVYAVENPFDLDPDEILSKNGPSALTGVLSNKITGIEYVYKILIKRFNFNEPRNITLLNIKNFVEEFKNYLAYCDDETINYFKNIIHNKFNYEFDVVKTQLDEPKYEIDNASNLIDNSKIFYNTTTTTSNRNFNDKSRVKRFNQVKIKNHLSSDPLNILLISFLKILALNNMFEKRAIK; the protein is encoded by the coding sequence ATGAAGGATTTTAATCAAATAATTAATGATGCTGATATAGTTTCAACTATTTCAAATTTTGTTAATTTACAAAAAAAGGGTAAGGATTATGTAGGTCTTTGTCCTTTTCATGGCGATTCAAATCCTAGCATGAGTGTTTCTCCAGACAAAAGAATTTTTAAATGCTTCAGCTGTGGTGTTAGTGGGAACGCCTTGACTTTTTTGATGAAAATTAAGTCATTAAATTTCACTGAAGCTATAAAAATTTTAGCTAGAGAGCAAGGTATTGAATTAAATATTAGAGATCATTCACTTGATTATATGAATCAAATTAGCGATGAACAAAAAGAACTTTTAGAGATTTTAACAAACGCAGAAAGTTTCTTTCATGTTAGCTTATTAGCTAATATTAACGCAAGGAAATATTTAGAATCAAGAAATATTTCACTTGATTTAGCTCGCTACTTAAAAATTGGTTATGCTCCGCAAGATGGTATTTTAAAATTAATTGAACAATTCAAATATAAAGATTCCGCATTGAACAAAGCCGGTTTAAAAAATGAAAATTTAAGTGAGTATTTTAGAAATAGAATTATATTTCCAATTCATGATGAATATGGTAATACAATAGCATTCAGCGGAAGACAAATTAGTAAGGAAGAAAATTCACCAAAATATTTAAATTCACCTGAAACTATTGTTTTTAATAAATCAAGTGTTTTATATAACTATGACCGAGCTAAAGAAGAAGCAAAAACAAAAAAAGAAATTTTTCTATGTGAAGGATTTTTTGATGTTATAGCACTTCTTAAAGTAAATTATAAAAACGTTGTTGCTTTAATGGGAACTGCATTAACTAAACAACATTTAAACTTATTAAAAAACTTAAAAATAAATATTTTTCTTGATAATGATAGTGCAGGGATTAATGCAACCTTACATTCAATACATTTTTTACTTAAAAATAAATTCGAAGTTTATGCTGTAGAAAATCCTTTTGATTTAGACCCGGATGAAATTTTATCTAAAAATGGACCAAGTGCTTTAACCGGGGTGTTAAGTAACAAAATTACGGGTATTGAATATGTTTATAAAATTTTAATTAAGCGTTTTAATTTTAATGAACCTAGAAATATTACATTATTAAATATTAAAAATTTTGTAGAAGAATTTAAAAATTATCTTGCTTATTGTGATGATGAGACAATTAATTATTTTAAAAATATTATCCATAACAAATTTAATTATGAGTTTGATGTTGTAAAAACACAACTAGATGAACCTAAATATGAAATAGATAATGCAAGTAATTTAATCGATAATTCAAAAATCTTTTACAATACTACAACTACAACAAGCAATCGTAATTTTAATGATAAATCTAGAGTTAAACGGTTCAATCAAGTTAAAATTAAGAATCATCTCTCTTCAGATCCCTTAAATATCCTTTTAATATCATTTTTAAAAATCCTAGCATTGAACAATATGTTTGAGAAAAGGGCAATAAAATAA
- the trpS gene encoding tryptophan--tRNA ligase encodes MDQNNKKVMVTGIKPTGDLTLGNYIGALVPFVNMQDKFDECYFFVADLHALTTGDIKPSELHKNRRDVVAFYLACGLDISKVNIFYQSEVMEHGMIQWLLTCETAIGELERMTQFKDKSQKMIKQANGTEKIPTGLLMYPTLMAGDIILYDADAVPVGEDQTQHLELTRTLIKRINKRYKLNFKTPKSFIPEVGARVKSLSDPTQKMSKSEKSSKSTIYLFDEPREAYNKILKAVTDSENKIYVSEEKQGVLNLLNIYAALKKISLEDSEKHFINKNYKELKEEVGQLVFDLLTDIQTKYKLALEKVDEITEKGAKKARVVASQNLNKLMKNMGFK; translated from the coding sequence ATGGATCAAAACAATAAAAAAGTTATGGTTACCGGAATTAAGCCCACTGGTGATTTAACTCTAGGAAATTACATTGGTGCATTAGTCCCTTTTGTTAATATGCAAGATAAATTTGATGAATGTTACTTTTTTGTAGCAGACTTGCATGCTTTAACTACAGGAGATATTAAACCAAGTGAATTACACAAAAACAGAAGAGATGTTGTAGCTTTTTACTTAGCTTGTGGTCTTGATATAAGTAAGGTAAATATTTTCTATCAATCTGAAGTGATGGAACATGGAATGATTCAATGATTATTAACATGCGAAACAGCTATAGGTGAGTTAGAAAGAATGACGCAATTTAAAGATAAATCACAAAAAATGATTAAACAAGCAAATGGAACCGAAAAAATTCCAACTGGGTTATTAATGTATCCAACCTTGATGGCTGGGGATATTATTCTTTATGATGCTGATGCTGTTCCTGTTGGTGAAGATCAAACTCAACATTTAGAATTAACAAGAACATTGATCAAAAGAATTAATAAACGTTATAAATTGAACTTTAAAACTCCTAAATCATTTATTCCTGAAGTTGGTGCTAGAGTAAAATCCCTTAGTGATCCAACACAAAAAATGTCAAAAAGTGAAAAGAGTAGCAAATCAACAATTTACTTATTTGACGAACCAAGAGAAGCATATAATAAGATTCTTAAAGCAGTTACTGATAGTGAAAATAAAATTTATGTAAGTGAAGAAAAACAAGGTGTACTTAATTTATTAAATATTTACGCTGCTCTTAAAAAAATTTCTCTTGAGGATAGTGAAAAACATTTTATAAATAAAAATTACAAAGAACTTAAAGAAGAAGTAGGACAATTAGTGTTTGATTTATTAACTGATATACAAACTAAATATAAACTAGCTCTTGAAAAAGTTGATGAGATTACTGAAAAAGGTGCAAAAAAAGCAAGAGTCGTAGCTTCACAAAATCTAAACAAATTAATGAAAAATATGGGATTTAAATAA
- a CDS encoding Nif3-like dinuclear metal center hexameric protein, translating into MKIKQLTEYLFNKYPLSLKEIWDPTGFAFKFNLSEKLTGVLLAIDVTEEVINYAIENNCNVILTHHPFLFEKSIELEKIKAPYKIELIKKIKQNRINIISFHTNYDNHIHGTSYQIARFMGIENYSYFQNVGYPCVLNYKTTVNEFIKLLRDKIKINSFRTNLNDKELNKNISKIVLMSGSGFVGDINQWTKKGADLIISSDFRWSDWINFNQIKAPILEVPHLDEHVFVWDLSTQLKKKFTKVNILTFEVSQPYRNID; encoded by the coding sequence ATGAAAATTAAACAATTAACTGAATATTTATTTAACAAGTATCCTTTAAGTCTTAAAGAAATCTGAGATCCGACTGGTTTTGCATTTAAGTTTAATTTAAGTGAGAAGTTAACCGGTGTACTTTTAGCAATTGATGTAACTGAAGAAGTAATTAATTATGCTATTGAAAATAACTGCAATGTTATACTAACTCATCATCCCTTTTTATTTGAAAAATCAATTGAATTAGAAAAAATTAAAGCTCCATACAAAATAGAATTAATTAAAAAAATTAAACAAAACAGAATTAATATTATTTCATTTCATACAAATTATGACAATCACATTCATGGAACTAGCTATCAAATTGCTAGATTTATGGGTATCGAGAACTATTCATATTTTCAAAACGTTGGTTATCCTTGTGTCTTAAACTATAAAACTACCGTCAATGAATTTATTAAACTTTTAAGAGATAAAATTAAAATCAATAGTTTTAGAACAAACTTAAATGACAAAGAATTAAATAAAAATATCTCAAAGATTGTTCTAATGAGTGGTAGTGGTTTTGTGGGTGATATAAACCAATGAACTAAAAAAGGTGCCGATTTAATTATTTCAAGCGATTTTCGCTGAAGTGATTGAATAAATTTTAATCAAATAAAAGCACCAATTTTAGAAGTTCCGCATCTAGACGAACATGTTTTTGTCTGAGATCTTAGTACTCAACTAAAGAAGAAATTCACTAAAGTAAATATCCTTACTTTTGAAGTTTCTCAACCTTATCGTAATATAGACTAA
- a CDS encoding ABC transporter ATP-binding protein, with protein MTLTKIARRTWLESSISIIFVVIEVGFQILIPTLMANLIDKGISAQNQSEIYKWSALIFLFAILSLICGVISGVFSSKASGILARDLRYELFNKIQNFSFSNIDKFNTGSLIVRLTNDITNIRMAFMNMIRSLFRAPIMLVGAIILGFLTSGKLAWILLISLVIMSIVFTTIFAIVYPKFKKSLAIMDEFNSKVQENLSAIKTIKSFNKEEYELTNFERFTIKLRNILMKNDKTIAWGQFTFLGLIFLSSLIISYLTAQNIVETKGNGDITIGILTSFISYLWQVMMSLMMMVMVAGSIIFAKAGAVRVAEVLNEETTIKNSDKAIKEMNNFDIKYDHVFLKYHQGDDNYTLKDINIEIKQGQTIGIVGSTGSGKSSLIQLLPRLYDISEGKLTIGDVDVKDYDLEFLRDNVSMVLQKNVLFSGTLRENMQWGDPNVTDEEINEALRNSSAYDFVYSKEEGLNQQVSQKGNNYSGGQKQRLCIARALIKKPKILIMDDSTSAVDTKTDRQIRLALKNNLPNTTKIIIAHRISSIETADKIIVMKEGEVNGFGTHQELLNSNEFYSGLYNSQKGGE; from the coding sequence ATGACACTAACTAAAATCGCACGAAGAACTTGACTTGAGTCAAGTATTTCAATTATTTTTGTGGTTATAGAAGTTGGTTTTCAAATTTTAATACCAACTTTGATGGCTAATTTAATTGACAAAGGTATTAGTGCACAAAATCAAAGTGAAATTTACAAATGAAGTGCTTTAATATTTCTTTTTGCAATATTATCACTGATTTGTGGAGTTATTTCTGGAGTATTCTCTTCAAAAGCTTCAGGTATTCTAGCTAGAGATTTAAGATATGAATTATTTAATAAAATTCAAAATTTTTCATTTAGTAATATTGATAAATTTAACACAGGTAGTTTAATTGTTAGATTAACTAATGATATTACCAACATCAGAATGGCTTTTATGAACATGATTAGATCACTATTTAGAGCCCCAATTATGCTAGTAGGAGCGATCATATTAGGTTTTCTAACTAGCGGTAAATTAGCATGAATTTTACTAATTTCACTTGTGATTATGAGTATAGTTTTTACTACTATTTTCGCTATTGTTTATCCTAAATTTAAGAAATCGCTTGCTATAATGGATGAATTTAATAGTAAAGTTCAAGAAAATCTAAGTGCAATTAAAACTATCAAATCTTTTAATAAAGAAGAATATGAACTTACCAATTTTGAAAGATTTACTATTAAACTTAGAAATATTTTAATGAAAAATGACAAAACCATCGCTTGAGGTCAATTCACCTTTTTAGGTTTAATTTTCTTATCATCTTTAATTATTTCCTATCTAACTGCTCAAAATATTGTAGAAACTAAAGGTAATGGTGATATCACTATTGGTATTCTAACTTCATTTATTTCATATTTATGACAAGTTATGATGTCATTGATGATGATGGTAATGGTTGCCGGTTCAATTATTTTTGCTAAAGCTGGTGCAGTTCGTGTTGCTGAAGTTCTTAATGAAGAAACTACAATTAAAAATAGTGACAAAGCAATAAAAGAGATGAATAATTTTGATATTAAATATGACCATGTATTCCTTAAATATCATCAAGGTGATGATAATTACACATTAAAAGACATTAATATCGAAATTAAACAAGGACAAACAATTGGAATAGTTGGTTCAACCGGGTCAGGAAAATCATCATTAATTCAACTTCTTCCGCGTCTTTATGATATTTCAGAAGGTAAATTAACCATCGGAGATGTTGATGTTAAGGACTATGATCTAGAGTTTCTGAGAGACAATGTTTCGATGGTATTGCAAAAAAATGTTCTTTTTAGTGGAACTCTTAGAGAAAATATGCAATGAGGTGATCCAAATGTTACTGATGAAGAGATCAATGAAGCCCTTAGAAATTCTAGTGCTTATGATTTTGTTTATTCTAAAGAAGAAGGACTTAATCAACAAGTATCACAAAAAGGTAATAATTATTCAGGCGGACAAAAACAACGTCTTTGTATAGCTAGAGCATTAATTAAAAAACCAAAAATTTTAATAATGGATGATTCAACAAGTGCTGTTGATACAAAAACTGATAGACAAATTCGTCTTGCTCTTAAAAATAATTTACCTAATACAACAAAAATTATTATTGCTCATAGAATTAGTTCTATAGAAACTGCTGATAAAATTATTGTTATGAAAGAAGGGGAAGTAAACGGTTTTGGAACTCATCAAGAGTTACTTAATAGTAATGAATTCTACTCTGGATTATACAACTCACAAAAAGGAGGTGAATAA
- a CDS encoding RNA polymerase sigma factor: MEFKYKDLIDMLEAYMKSKKKKTLSQEDVFEFLEKNNLSIDDEESIEELLDELYEAELIEDKVDDGDLNDISDSDFDEITKSISSNKKDSKKKSKKSENIDIDEFDSDSSADKNEDEMDFDSMNDDFDDEDYDDFDGEFDEFDDLLNLDDLNEDDLLNDSNESEEDEKEEDEEVELKDHENYYDEDLNLDNLDLDVYNDADFDVNQDDLIRGKSLNNKLTETNDIVKWYMRWIGKYGELLSADEEVELAKTMNLGGFRGKRARDKLIKRNLRLVINNAKKYKNRGLSFIDLISEGNAGILKAAQKYNVDKGFKFSTYATWWIRQAITRAVADQARTIRVPVHMVETINKITKIERELQQELGREPLDEEIAAKFGNAYTAEKVRYIRKINIDPISLDKQIGKENDSSFSDFVKDESIPNPVDYASQEQLSELLLDLIENNLDKNDKELICKRYGVGYDENGNRYRVHSFEELAKERGGVSKERIRQIENRILRRLKNSSKNGKQLIKDFLKN, encoded by the coding sequence ATGGAATTTAAATACAAAGATTTAATTGATATGCTTGAAGCTTACATGAAGTCTAAAAAGAAAAAAACGCTTAGTCAAGAAGACGTTTTTGAATTTTTAGAAAAAAATAATTTAAGTATAGATGATGAAGAATCAATAGAAGAGTTGCTTGATGAACTTTACGAAGCAGAATTAATTGAAGATAAGGTTGATGATGGTGATCTAAACGACATCTCTGATTCTGATTTTGATGAAATTACTAAATCAATATCATCAAATAAAAAAGATTCTAAAAAGAAATCAAAAAAATCCGAAAACATCGATATTGATGAATTTGATTCAGACAGTTCAGCTGATAAAAATGAAGATGAAATGGATTTTGATTCAATGAATGATGATTTTGATGATGAAGATTATGATGATTTTGATGGCGAATTTGATGAATTTGACGATTTATTAAATTTAGATGATCTTAATGAAGATGATTTACTTAATGATTCAAACGAATCTGAAGAAGATGAAAAAGAAGAAGATGAAGAAGTTGAACTCAAAGATCATGAAAATTACTATGATGAAGATCTTAATTTAGATAATTTAGATTTAGATGTATATAATGATGCAGATTTTGATGTTAATCAAGATGATTTAATTAGAGGAAAATCGCTAAATAATAAACTTACTGAAACAAATGATATTGTTAAATGATATATGAGATGAATTGGTAAGTATGGTGAACTTCTTAGTGCTGATGAAGAAGTTGAGTTAGCAAAAACCATGAATCTTGGTGGTTTTAGAGGAAAAAGAGCTAGAGATAAGCTTATTAAACGTAATTTACGTTTAGTAATAAATAATGCGAAAAAATATAAAAATAGAGGACTTTCATTTATTGATTTAATCAGTGAAGGTAATGCCGGTATTCTTAAAGCAGCTCAAAAGTATAACGTTGATAAAGGATTTAAATTCTCTACTTATGCAACTTGATGAATTCGTCAAGCAATAACTCGTGCTGTGGCTGATCAAGCTAGAACTATTCGTGTACCTGTTCATATGGTTGAAACAATTAACAAAATCACCAAAATAGAACGTGAATTACAACAAGAACTTGGTCGTGAACCTTTAGATGAAGAAATAGCAGCTAAATTCGGAAATGCTTATACCGCAGAAAAAGTTAGATATATAAGAAAAATTAATATTGATCCGATCTCTTTAGATAAACAAATCGGGAAAGAAAATGATTCATCATTTAGTGATTTTGTTAAAGATGAAAGTATTCCAAACCCTGTTGATTACGCTTCGCAAGAGCAACTTAGTGAATTATTACTTGATTTGATTGAAAATAATCTTGATAAAAATGATAAAGAGTTAATTTGCAAACGTTATGGTGTTGGATATGATGAGAATGGAAATAGATATAGAGTTCACTCATTTGAAGAGCTAGCTAAAGAACGTGGTGGTGTTTCTAAAGAAAGAATCCGTCAAATCGAAAACAGAATTCTTAGAAGACTTAAAAACTCATCAAAAAATGGTAAGCAACTAATTAAGGATTTCCTTAAAAACTAA
- a CDS encoding MAG3450 family membrane protein, whose product MNKTTEKIKQINQYIFITICIFLPAITFWIIGTDDFKLRIFSQKWLWIIISITIIFDLIIWVVLLRLNLVKSNSFGIIGSLLAAFFFILGFNELKNIWRVVMLIPVIVLSLLSFYVSDIIEDYLTVKKTRR is encoded by the coding sequence ATGAATAAAACAACAGAAAAAATAAAACAAATAAACCAATATATTTTTATAACAATTTGCATATTTTTGCCCGCGATAACCTTTTGAATTATCGGAACTGATGACTTTAAACTAAGAATTTTTTCACAAAAATGACTTTGAATAATTATTTCTATAACAATAATATTTGATTTAATTATCTGAGTTGTTTTACTAAGATTAAATCTAGTTAAAAGTAATAGCTTTGGAATTATAGGTTCATTGTTGGCAGCTTTTTTCTTTATTTTAGGTTTTAACGAACTTAAAAATATTTGAAGAGTTGTTATGTTAATACCAGTTATTGTTCTTTCATTATTGAGTTTCTATGTTTCAGACATCATCGAGGACTATTTAACCGTTAAAAAAACAAGGAGGTAA
- the thrS gene encoding threonine--tRNA ligase, whose product MKANKQLNHTTSHLLGAAVEKLYPNVKLGFGPATDEGFYYDFEFENPISDTELNKIEKLMKKLASRNLVMKQVTINEYNFENKPYKKELYDELKNKGADITFYALVDPLSNETVFVDLCAGNHVEDTKKIKHFKLLSLAGAYWRGNSDNIQLTRIYGTSWETSQELEEYLEILKDRKERDHRKIGKELKLFAFNRLSGQGLPIWLEDGMYIHNEIRNLILKMDRKYGFTEVLTPHFGEEELYRRSGHLAHYKDDMFSAMVVENERLIPRPMTCPHHIICYNMEKRSYRDLPIRYSEQSQLYRYEKSGALTGLERVRGMLLTEGHLFLRKDQIKEEFKLMYSQIKETLELFKLQISYISLSLRDKNNKEKYYDDDNMWNTSENQLREVLNELGVEYEEKIGEAAFYGPKMDIQIFTALGHEVTISTLQLDFLLPEKFDLSFINKNNENERPVMLHRGLIGTYERFVATMLEQTKGNLPFWLAPKQITILPVNEKINLDYAREIRDLLFNLDFRVKIDDREERISKKMREAQMSKSKFQLILGDDEQNNRTISYREYGKTETKTVSIDEFVLLISKLKANYE is encoded by the coding sequence ATGAAAGCGAATAAACAATTAAATCACACAACAAGTCACTTACTTGGTGCAGCTGTTGAAAAATTATATCCAAATGTTAAACTTGGTTTTGGTCCTGCTACTGATGAGGGATTTTACTATGATTTTGAATTCGAAAATCCAATTAGTGATACAGAATTAAACAAAATTGAAAAATTGATGAAAAAACTAGCTTCAAGAAATTTAGTTATGAAGCAAGTTACAATCAATGAATATAATTTTGAAAATAAACCATATAAAAAAGAACTTTATGATGAACTTAAAAATAAAGGTGCAGATATTACTTTTTATGCACTAGTTGATCCGCTTAGTAACGAAACTGTATTTGTGGACTTGTGTGCTGGAAATCACGTTGAGGATACTAAAAAAATCAAACATTTTAAACTTCTTTCTTTAGCCGGTGCATATTGAAGGGGAAATTCAGATAATATTCAATTAACAAGAATTTATGGAACTTCTTGAGAAACTTCTCAAGAATTAGAAGAATATTTAGAAATTCTTAAAGATAGAAAAGAAAGAGATCACAGAAAAATAGGTAAAGAATTAAAACTTTTTGCATTCAACCGCCTTTCCGGACAAGGCCTTCCTATTTGACTTGAAGATGGAATGTATATTCACAATGAAATAAGAAACTTAATTCTCAAAATGGACCGTAAATACGGCTTTACAGAAGTGTTAACTCCACACTTTGGTGAGGAAGAACTTTATAGACGTTCAGGACATTTAGCACACTATAAAGATGATATGTTTAGTGCTATGGTAGTAGAAAATGAAAGACTTATTCCTCGTCCTATGACTTGTCCACATCACATTATTTGTTACAACATGGAAAAACGTTCATACCGTGATTTACCAATTAGATATAGCGAACAGTCTCAATTATATCGTTATGAAAAATCAGGTGCTTTAACAGGTCTTGAACGTGTTAGAGGAATGCTTTTAACTGAAGGTCACCTATTTTTAAGAAAAGATCAAATTAAAGAAGAGTTTAAATTAATGTATTCGCAAATTAAAGAAACTCTTGAACTTTTCAAACTTCAAATTAGTTATATTTCACTTAGCTTAAGAGATAAAAATAATAAAGAAAAATACTATGATGATGATAATATGTGAAATACTTCAGAAAATCAACTTCGTGAAGTGTTAAACGAACTTGGTGTTGAATATGAAGAAAAAATCGGTGAAGCGGCATTTTACGGACCAAAGATGGATATTCAGATCTTTACAGCTTTAGGACATGAAGTTACAATTTCTACATTACAATTAGACTTTTTATTACCTGAAAAATTTGATTTAAGTTTTATTAATAAAAATAATGAAAATGAAAGACCTGTAATGTTGCACCGTGGACTTATTGGTACTTACGAGAGATTTGTTGCTACAATGCTTGAACAAACAAAGGGTAATTTACCATTTTGACTTGCCCCAAAACAAATCACTATACTTCCAGTAAATGAAAAAATTAATTTGGATTATGCTAGAGAAATTAGAGATTTATTATTTAATTTAGATTTTAGAGTAAAAATTGATGATCGCGAAGAAAGAATCTCAAAGAAAATGAGAGAAGCACAAATGTCTAAATCTAAATTCCAATTAATCTTAGGTGATGATGAACAAAATAATAGAACCATTTCTTATAGAGAATATGGTAAAACAGAAACTAAAACTGTTTCAATTGATGAATTTGTTTTGTTAATAAGTAAATTAAAAGCAAATTATGAATAA
- a CDS encoding ABC transporter ATP-binding protein — translation MFKALLKYVFKTNKIRYPLAIILNLFSSLTMILAQMFIGVIVIGKFLEPWLKDTSVQFDWKTFNLYIIAYILILIFTLVSMILSQRLMANITHNTLKSLRNELYKSIQKKPVKFFDTTKDGEVMGYFINDIELIKTMIQSIPDIVQAIFTVIVSFTFMAILSWLLAIVLVILVIFIMVVMQIIVRLSSKYFVRTQTSLGNTNAYINEMIDGLRVFKVFNHEQKSLEKFNELNQDLYNNDRISKSLSNILMPVAINMGNINYAILGLIGSILIINTTSLASYGLALSVGVLISFLQLARSFTHPISSISQNIGSILMALSGFQRVKNALDLPEEIDEGNVVSVYAYKDNNNNIIEVDQKLNDSEINVKKFWKINNNGTISYIPCSTKGIVLENVNFGYNESKEILKNINLTVKPGQKIAIVGPTGAGKTTITNLLNRFYDITSGNIYIDGINIREISKKDLREKIGVVLQDTYLFSDTVKNNISYGNPNATLEDVIRAAKVSNADSFINLMSKGYDTFLESAGANLSQGQRQLLSIARVACYNPDILILDEATSNIDTQTEKEIQKALSNLMDNKTSFIIAHRLSTVRNADLILVLKDGEINELGTHEELIKNKGLYYALYTGNLELS, via the coding sequence ATGTTTAAGGCGTTGTTAAAATATGTTTTTAAAACAAATAAAATTAGATACCCGCTTGCAATCATTCTAAATTTATTTTCATCATTAACAATGATTCTTGCACAGATGTTTATTGGAGTTATTGTAATTGGTAAATTTTTAGAACCATGACTAAAAGATACATCTGTGCAATTTGATTGAAAAACATTTAATCTTTATATAATTGCATACATTTTAATTTTAATATTTACTCTTGTATCGATGATTTTATCACAAAGACTTATGGCCAATATTACTCACAATACCTTAAAAAGTCTAAGAAATGAACTTTATAAATCTATCCAAAAGAAACCAGTTAAATTCTTCGATACAACTAAAGATGGTGAGGTGATGGGTTACTTTATTAATGATATTGAATTAATTAAAACAATGATCCAATCTATTCCCGATATTGTTCAAGCTATTTTTACCGTTATAGTTTCATTTACATTTATGGCAATTTTAAGTTGATTATTAGCTATTGTATTAGTGATTCTGGTTATATTTATTATGGTGGTTATGCAAATTATTGTTAGACTTTCAAGTAAATATTTTGTTAGAACCCAAACTAGTTTGGGTAATACTAATGCATATATAAATGAAATGATTGATGGCTTAAGAGTTTTTAAGGTATTCAATCATGAACAAAAATCGCTTGAGAAATTTAATGAATTAAATCAAGATTTATATAATAATGACAGAATAAGCAAAAGCTTAAGTAATATTTTAATGCCTGTAGCTATAAATATGGGAAATATTAATTATGCTATTTTAGGATTAATCGGATCAATTTTAATTATTAATACAACTTCTTTAGCATCATATGGCTTAGCCTTAAGTGTTGGTGTATTAATCTCATTTCTACAACTAGCTCGTAGCTTTACTCATCCAATTAGTTCAATTTCACAAAATATAGGTTCAATTTTAATGGCATTGAGTGGATTTCAAAGAGTTAAAAATGCCCTTGATCTACCTGAAGAAATTGATGAAGGTAATGTAGTTAGCGTATATGCTTATAAAGACAATAACAATAATATTATCGAAGTTGATCAAAAACTAAATGATAGTGAGATAAATGTTAAAAAATTCTGAAAAATTAATAATAATGGGACAATTTCTTATATTCCTTGTTCAACTAAAGGTATAGTTCTTGAAAATGTAAACTTTGGATATAATGAATCTAAAGAAATTCTTAAAAATATTAATTTAACTGTTAAGCCAGGGCAAAAAATTGCTATTGTTGGTCCTACAGGAGCTGGAAAAACCACTATAACTAATTTATTAAATCGTTTTTATGATATCACTTCAGGAAATATTTATATCGATGGAATCAACATAAGAGAAATTAGCAAAAAAGACTTAAGAGAAAAAATAGGGGTTGTCCTTCAAGATACATATCTTTTTAGTGACACAGTTAAAAATAATATCTCTTATGGAAATCCAAATGCAACTCTTGAAGATGTTATTCGAGCAGCTAAAGTTTCAAATGCAGACTCATTCATTAACTTAATGAGCAAAGGTTATGATACTTTTCTTGAGAGTGCTGGAGCCAATCTTTCCCAAGGTCAAAGACAACTTCTTAGTATCGCTAGAGTAGCTTGTTATAATCCTGATATTTTAATTCTTGATGAAGCCACAAGTAATATCGATACACAAACTGAAAAAGAAATTCAAAAAGCTCTAAGTAACTTAATGGACAATAAAACCAGTTTTATTATCGCACATAGATTAAGTACTGTTAGAAATGCTGATTTAATACTTGTGCTCAAAGATGGTGAAATTAATGAACTTGGAACTCATGAAGAATTAATCAAAAATAAAGGTCTATATTACGCATTATACACCGGAAACCTTGAATTATCTTAA